One segment of Falco rusticolus isolate bFalRus1 chromosome 3, bFalRus1.pri, whole genome shotgun sequence DNA contains the following:
- the C3H5orf49 gene encoding uncharacterized protein C5orf49 homolog: protein MAVPGPAAAPVTGGPGRPEEAPGSAAGGRRQPPLSALSAFSHVPARREGPAELSYFHRPAKTGDVSTYDAIFERPEGYNKNLHRCDRQHAKSHGLNINEEEMARPVAVLSSSEHGRRINKPIEQPIRDHTRINHVQAEFYRKNGITCLLEKPPPSLDPC, encoded by the exons CAGCTGCGGCCCCGGTGACGGGAGGGCCAGGACGGCCGGAGGAGGCACCCGGTAGCGCGGCAGGAGGGAGGCGGCAGCCTCCCCTCTCTGCCCTCTCCGCCTTCAGCCACGTTCCGGCCAGGCGGGAAGGGCCTGCGGAGCTCAGTTACTTCCACCGGCCGGCCAAG ACAGGAGATGTTTCCACATATGATGCCATTTTTGAAAGACCAGAGGGCTACAACAAAAATCTTCACCGGTGCGACAGACAACATGCGAAGAGTCATGGTCTTAACATTAATGAGGAG GAAATGGCAAGACCTGTTGCTGTTTTGTCATCTTCAGAGCATGGGAGACGCATAAATAAGCCCATAGAGCAGCCAATCAGAGATCACACAAGGATTAATCATGTGCAGGCAGAATTCTACAGGAAAAATGGCATCACCTGCTTATTGGAGAAACCTCCTCCAAGCCTGGATCCATGCTAA
- the LOC119144520 gene encoding basic salivary proline-rich protein 1-like: protein MIPLPRPPAQGNAEPPPQPGVAHTRVLPSRRRTATRPRGGEPGAWQPGATGEPEGPGGCGGASPTPSASQAPHLRARPRKRCRGPRRVPPTAAPTAARRARAVAPPPSSSFLRRCGHWAVAGVEPRERGRPHLRRHDGQRGGCRELPSLSRRQPRGAPPPAPAGPGSPHPARPGPPRPPPRCRPGPARRCAGRCGAQGAAGALPRESDWRLRTYGSEARPSAQVTASPRAGGGRAL, encoded by the coding sequence ATGATCCCTCTCCCACGACCACCAGCACAAGGCAACGCAGAGCCCCCTCCGCAGCCGGGGGTCGCACACACACGCGTTCTCCCTAGCAGGAGGCGCACGGCCACGCGTCCCCGTGGGGGGGAGCCTGGGGCGTGGCAGCCGGGGGCGACGGGCGAGCCTGAGGGGCCaggcggctgcggcggggccTCTCCCACCCCCTCCGCCTCACAGGCCCCACACCTACGGGCACGGCCCCGAAAGCGCTGCCGTGGGCCGAGGCGCGTCCCTCCCACCGCGGCGCCTACTGCtgcccgccgggcccgggccgtCGCGCCCCCTCCGTCCTCCTCCTTCCTGCGCCGCTGCGGGCACTGGGCGGTGGCGGGGGTCGAGCCGCGGGAGCGCGGGCGGCCTCACCTCCGCCGCCATGACGGGCAgcgcgggggctgccgggagcTTCCGTCGCTCTCCCGGCGGCAGCCTCGGGGCGCCCCACCGCCTGCCCCTGCGGGACCCGGCTCGCCTCaccccgcccggcccggcccgccccggccgcctCCTCGCTGCCGCCCCGGACCGGCGCGGCGCTGCGCGGGCCGTTGCGGAGCGCAGGGTGCCGCCGGCGCTTTGCCTCGGGAGTCAGATTGGCGCCTGCGTACGTATGGCTCTGAAGCGCGTCCTTCAGCGCAAGTGACCGCGTCCccgcgggccggcggcgggcgggcgctcTGA
- the FASTKD3 gene encoding FAST kinase domain-containing protein 3, mitochondrial, producing MALISRKSFQFYSSSTPASRSILITLSKRLSFISGQRKPQSCSSVAMRTLCFKDKSQYMLCRKNHVQLWLQSLNETVCLCGDTGSCTKSNNVWMDEQLFFKKLNSLCTSKEIFDFLSSLEVMSDTMASGALQRISEVEVDHNGLKNPEGVLDNKVFRALCFQFELESSKLSNTGLLNALQALIKLRIDPQSTLMARLLSEGEERLGKGQLTVKNLCALGESLLELEGPSCATLQQIMNHIQEKDIEKWSPREIVMVYKMLQVIVREGKQYQDLLNRLNSATLTTVSQLSPESTSIILNSLVVLHQTRAVPLVTALCKHSVKHIPYFTDDELVNVLEAFLYFGHGEQIFTEALETHVPKSIFTLHPQTVSKVMQYCCRKMILSKPIFDAVAESFIADADRFTTDQIAGYIIPFGTLNYQPPSASSLFRKLETILHTHLNRFQPHTLVNLLHSCVLIQRYPVNFLPKIFSPYFLQQLQAQPPGLDRIVMSQLTQLFLTVTLECPFYEGPKLLPKYQVKAFPVPHSSLDVHLLRRVKTGLLYLLKKRIYFASEVSTSYFYTVDIEIKLDEEGFVLPAAQCEEVHRRIALCVDGQNRFCVNSHNLLGKEAIKQRHLQLLGYEVVQIPFFEIESLQNSKKMAEYLHKKIFPHNTDSAADTEE from the exons ATGGCTTTGATTAGCCGAAAGAGTTTCCAGTTTTATTCATCCAGCACACCAGCAAGCAGGTCCATTTTGATAACCCTAAGCAAAAGGTTGAGCTTTATCAGTGGGCAGCGAAAGCCCCAGAGCTGTAGCTCTGTAGCCATGAGGACACTGTGTTTCAAAGACAAATCTCAGTATATGCTTTGTAGAAAAAATCACGTACAACTGTGGCTACAGTCTCTCAATGAAACTGTGTGTCTTTGTGGGGACACTGGGAGCTGTACTAAATCTAATAATGTGTGGATGGATGAACAACTATTTTTCAAGAAGTTGAACAGCCTTTGTACATCAAAAGAGATTTTTGACTTCCTTAGCTCTCTGGAAGTCATGTCTGATACTATGGCATCAGGAGCCCTGCAGAGAATTTCTGAAGTTGAGGTGGATCACAATGGTCTGAAAAACCCTGAAGGAGTGTTAGACAACAAAGTTTTCAGGGCATTATGCTTCCAGTTTGAATTAGAATCCTCAAAACTGTCAAACACGGGGCTGCTGAATGCATTGCAAGCTTTGATAAAACTACGTATAGATCCGCAGAGTACACTGATGGCAAGGTTGCTTTCAGAGGGTGAGGAACGGCTTGGTAAAGGACAGTTGACTGTTAAAAATCTATGTGCTCTTGGAGAGAGTTTGCTGGAGTTGGAGGGCCCAAGTTGTGCGACGCTGCAACAAATCATGAACCACATCCAAGAAAAAGACATTGAGAAGTGGAGCCCTAGGGAAATTGTGATGGTTTATAAGATGCTGCAGGTGATTGTTAGGGAAGGGAAACAATACCAAGACTTGCTAAACAGACTGAACAGTGCCACTTTAACCACAGTTTCCCAGCTAAGCCCAGAGTCCACAAGCATAATACTGAATTCACTGGTCGTTCTTCATCAGACTCGGGCAGTTCCCTTAGTCACGGCACTGTGTAAACATTCGGTGAAGCATATTCCGTATTTCACAGATGATGAACTGGTAAATGTACTGGAAGCCTTCCTATACTTCGGACACGGTGAACAAATTTTCACAGAGGCACTGGAAACACATGTTCCCAAGTCCATCTTTACCTTGCATCCTCAAACAGTCAGTAAAGTCATGCAGTATTGCTGCCGAAAGATGATCCTTTCTAAGCCCATCTTTGATGCAGTCGCAGAAAGTTTCATTGCTGATGCTGACAGATTTACCACTGACCAGATTGCTGGGTACATTATACCATTTGGGACTCTTAACTATCAGCCTCCAAGTGCTTCTTCCCTGTTTAGGAAGCTTGAAACCATACTGCATACTCACCTTAATCGCTTTCAGCCTCACACCTTGGTGAACCTGCTGCACTCATGTGTCCTTATTCAGCGTTATCCAGTAAATTTTCTGCCAAAAATATTTAGTCCCTATTTTCTGCAACAGCTTCAAG CTCAGCCACCTGGTTTGGACAGAATTGTTATGTCCCAGCTAACCCAGCTTTTTCTGACTGTTACCCTGGAGTGTCCATTTTATGAG GGTCCCAAACTCCTTCCAAAGTATCAAGTAAAGGCCTTTCCCGTGCCTCACAGTTCTCTGGATGTTCACCTTCTGAGAAGGGTGAAGACTGGATTActttatttgctgaaaaaaagaatatattttgcatCAGAGGTATCAACATCATATTTCTATACAGTTG ATATTGAGATTAAATTAGATGAAGAAGGTTTTGTATTGCCTGCTGCCCAATGTGAAGAGGTACACAGACG AATTGCCCTCTGTGTTGATGGTCAAAATAGATTTTGCGTTAATAGCCACAATCTGTTGGGAAAAGAAGCTATTAAACAGAGACATCTTCAGTTACTTGGTTATGAAGTTGTACAG attCCATTTTTTGAGATAGAGAGTCTACAGAATTCCAAGAAAATGGCAGAATACctacacaaaaaaatctttcctcatAACACGGACTCAGCTGCTGACACTGAAGAATAA